Part of the Chitinophaga parva genome is shown below.
CAAGTCGTAACCCCTAATGCGACCGCTGCTGCCTATGCAAAGAAAGCTACCGAAAACATTGTACACAGATCGGGACATTCTACTGCTGATATTGTTAGAGCTAGCATGATCAGCAAGAACGACGTAAATGGCAAGGCGTCAGTCGCAAAAAAGAATCATTAAACCGGCTTATTGACTTTTTAGGTCGTGTGATTACGTCGCACGACCTCTTATTTTAATCCACGTTTAAAGCTAAACCTCAAATCATTGTCCCAAAATTCCACTGGTAGATCTATATCCCTCTACACGAAGAATGATTTTAAGCGATATTACGCTGAAGGTAAGAATGCTCTTGGTAATTATCGCGAACCTGCTCGACGGGATATGGATAGGCTTATTCATGCGACTTGTTTTAGAAGATTGCAGGGTAAAACCCAGCTTTACCCGGGATTTGAATCGGATTTTTTTAGGAATCGATTGACTCATTCGCTCGAAGTTGCATCTGTTGCACGTTCAATAGCCAGTAAACTTAATAGCCGGGAAAAATTCCTTGCTAATATGCCAATTAATCTTGATATAGTTGAATTTGCGGGATTGGCCCATGACCTAGGGCATCCTCCGTTCGGACATCAAGGAGAATATGAATTGGATTCACTGATGCGACAACACGGTGGATATGAAGGTAATGCACAAACTTTGAGGCTGTTAACCAAAATTGAGAAAAAGGGTTTTGTGGACGTTGATGACAGCCAATTTAATGGAAATGGCGATCAAAGAAAAGGTTTAAACCTGACAGCAAGGGTGCTTGCTAGTATCCTTAAGTATGACAATATCATAGATGAGAAAAGGCTAACGGATGAGGACGCCGTCAAGCAAGGGAAGAAAATTAAGCCGGTTAAAGGTTATTATCATTTTGATGATGGCCTTGTAAAAAAAATAAAATCGGATTGTGGTGGCAATGAGCTAGATAGTAAATTTAAGACCATTGAATGCCAAATCATGGATGTTGCAGATGACATCTCATATTCGACATATGACTTAGAAGATGGTCTAAAGGCAGGATTTTATACGCTACAAGATATTGTGTTTCCAAAGCAAAAACTACTTAAAGAAATTTCAGAGCAGATACAACTAGAATTACCTAACGGAGATATTTTTAAACCCTCTCCCGAAGCAGTTGGAGAGATATTGCAAAATCTCTTTTCTGAATTTTTATTCCAAGATTTTCAGGGGACACATATAAAGGATCTTGACTCTGCATTTAGCTATCTGAATAGGCAGTACTCGATTATAAATTCATATTCACATAACGGATATCAGAGAAACTTTTTGTCATCCTCACTGGTTAATAGATTTATTGAAGGGGTCAAATTCATCCCCAATAAAAAATTTCCTGCTCAAAGTAGAGTTGTTCTTACTGATGACATTTTAGGACAGGTAGAGGTCCTGAAAAAATTTACATATATATCACAGGTGTTATCATCACGATTGAAAGTAGCTGAATTTCGCGGAAGGGAAATTGTTCGAGAAATTTTCAAAACGGTATCTGCTGATGGTGGATGTGAGTTGCTTCCCCATGACTTTAGAAACTATTATGAAAGTGTCAACGCTGATAAAAAAAGGATAGTATGTGATTTCGTAGCGGGTATGACAGACCGATATGCCATTGAGTTCTATGCAAGATTGAAGTCTGAAAATGCGGAAACGATCTTTAAACCGTTATAATTCCAGTTACAATTGAGTTTTGTTTGAATGCTTAACCCGAACTATAATTTATCGTCTCAATCCCTTGCAGATATTCCTCACAATAGACGGCCCTTCATAAACAAACCCGGTGTACACCTGTACCAGGGAGGCGCCGGCATCCAGCTTTTCCTGTGCATCCGCAGCAGTGAAAATGCCCCCCACCGCGATGATGGGGATCTTGCCACCTGAATTTTTATGAATGTACCGGACCACCTCCGTGGAGCGCTCTCTCACAGGCAGGCCGCTGAGGCCTCCTGCGCCAATGGCGGCTATTTCATCCGTGGGGGTGCGGAGGCCCTCGCGGCGGATGGTGGTATTAGTAGCCACGATGCCTGCCAGGTGGGTAGACTGGACAATCTCGATGATGTCGTCCAGTTGCTCATCCGTGAGGTCGGGGGCTATTTTCAGGAGAATGGGTTTGGGCGCCGGTTTTTGTGCGTTGAGGTCCTGCAGGTGCTGGAGCAGCTGGCGCAGCGGCTCTTTTTCCTGGAGGGCGCGCAGGTTGGGCGTATTGGGTGAGCTCACGTTCACCACGAAATAATCCACCCCGTCGTACAGGGCGTGAAAACATTTTTCGTAGTCATCCGTGGCAGATTCATTGGGCGTTACCTTATTCTTCCCTATATTGCCACCGATAATGAGGCCGGAAGGGCGC
Proteins encoded:
- a CDS encoding quinone-dependent dihydroorotate dehydrogenase, which translates into the protein MYPLIKNLLFRFPPENIHYRVMKGLRLLHKLPLGGSLLRAAFDNKTPGLERQVFGLTFKNPVGLAAGFDKDAKYIKELSSLGFGFVEIGTLTPLAQPGNDKPRLFRLPADKALINRMGFNNEGVAAAATRLKQRPSGLIIGGNIGKNKVTPNESATDDYEKCFHALYDGVDYFVVNVSSPNTPNLRALQEKEPLRQLLQHLQDLNAQKPAPKPILLKIAPDLTDEQLDDIIEIVQSTHLAGIVATNTTIRREGLRTPTDEIAAIGAGGLSGLPVRERSTEVVRYIHKNSGGKIPIIAVGGIFTAADAQEKLDAGASLVQVYTGFVYEGPSIVRNICKGLRR
- a CDS encoding deoxyguanosinetriphosphate triphosphohydrolase family protein; its protein translation is MSQNSTGRSISLYTKNDFKRYYAEGKNALGNYREPARRDMDRLIHATCFRRLQGKTQLYPGFESDFFRNRLTHSLEVASVARSIASKLNSREKFLANMPINLDIVEFAGLAHDLGHPPFGHQGEYELDSLMRQHGGYEGNAQTLRLLTKIEKKGFVDVDDSQFNGNGDQRKGLNLTARVLASILKYDNIIDEKRLTDEDAVKQGKKIKPVKGYYHFDDGLVKKIKSDCGGNELDSKFKTIECQIMDVADDISYSTYDLEDGLKAGFYTLQDIVFPKQKLLKEISEQIQLELPNGDIFKPSPEAVGEILQNLFSEFLFQDFQGTHIKDLDSAFSYLNRQYSIINSYSHNGYQRNFLSSSLVNRFIEGVKFIPNKKFPAQSRVVLTDDILGQVEVLKKFTYISQVLSSRLKVAEFRGREIVREIFKTVSADGGCELLPHDFRNYYESVNADKKRIVCDFVAGMTDRYAIEFYARLKSENAETIFKPL